One bacterium genomic region harbors:
- a CDS encoding ABC transporter permease, giving the protein QGATDSIRQRLASLGSNLLSIRQASRSQGAVRLESGSVSRLTEKDAEAIAQLEKVRRVSPRVSGRAQLVYGGKNWNTSVEGQGIDYPQMRAAVPVIGRFFSEEEVRKRAKVAVIGQTVARELFGETNPVGKFLRINRIAFQVVGILPEKGGSSWRDQDDVVIIPYTTAMYRLLGKDYLNNIDAEIVSEEAMEEAEQEIDDLLRKRHRVLDETAEVFDVRNMAEIQDTIESTTRTMTMLLGSIAAISLLVGGIGIMNIMLVSVTERTREIGLRKALGARKADIMTQFLIEAVLMTVTGGVIGIFFGTGISMALAAAAEWATRVTPFSIALACGFSAAVGLVFGLWPARQASRLNPIDALRYE; this is encoded by the coding sequence GCCAGGGCGCGACCGATTCCATCCGCCAGCGCCTGGCCTCCCTCGGCTCCAACCTTCTCAGCATCCGTCAGGCGTCGCGGTCCCAGGGGGCGGTCCGGTTGGAAAGCGGGTCGGTGAGCCGCCTCACCGAAAAAGACGCGGAGGCGATCGCGCAGCTGGAAAAGGTGCGCCGCGTCTCCCCCCGGGTCTCGGGGAGGGCCCAGCTCGTCTACGGCGGCAAGAACTGGAACACCTCGGTCGAGGGCCAGGGGATCGACTACCCCCAGATGCGGGCGGCGGTGCCGGTGATCGGCCGGTTCTTCTCCGAAGAGGAGGTCCGGAAACGGGCCAAGGTGGCGGTGATCGGCCAGACCGTGGCCCGGGAACTGTTCGGAGAAACCAACCCGGTGGGGAAATTCCTGCGCATCAACCGTATCGCCTTCCAGGTCGTGGGGATCCTCCCCGAAAAGGGAGGGAGTTCCTGGCGCGATCAGGACGACGTCGTCATCATCCCCTACACCACCGCCATGTACCGGCTCCTGGGGAAAGATTACCTCAACAACATCGACGCCGAGATCGTATCCGAGGAGGCGATGGAGGAGGCCGAACAGGAAATCGACGACCTCCTGCGCAAACGCCACCGGGTTCTCGACGAGACCGCCGAGGTCTTCGACGTCCGCAACATGGCCGAGATCCAGGACACCATCGAATCCACCACCCGAACCATGACCATGCTCCTGGGCTCGATCGCCGCCATCTCCCTCCTGGTCGGCGGCATCGGGATCATGAACATCATGCTGGTCAGCGTCACCGAGCGGACCCGGGAGATCGGCCTGCGCAAGGCGCTGGGGGCCCGCAAAGCGGATATCATGACCCAGTTCCTGATCGAAGCCGTCCTCATGACGGTCACCGGGGGCGTGATCGGCATCTTCTTCGGGACCGGGATCTCCATGGCCCTGGCCGCGGCGGCGGAGTGGGCGACCCGGGTCACCCCTTTCTCCATCGCCCTGGCCTGCGGCTTCTCCGCCGCCGTCGGGCTCGTCTTCGGTCTCTGGCCGGCTCGACAGGCCTCGCGCCTCAACCCCATCGACGCTCTCCGTTACGAATAA